From Amycolatopsis sp. cg9, one genomic window encodes:
- a CDS encoding pentapeptide repeat-containing protein: protein MRLRELSSKTMWLTAAVITVLTAAAVVALWWPATAGLNGDKLVSARLEALKIGLSIGVGSGGVVALYLSWRRQHSAERMLAHQEHDSAERRLSELYLKAVEQLGSSEAAVRHGGLYALERVAQDNPEQRQTVVNVICAYLRGPYTPPPKTNGTRPLGVRRPLLRSTTVDRTPAPRPDAQARETQLQEREVRLTAQDILQRNLCPGEDSDHLQPFWSGLDINLSGATLINFSFSRCQVAKAAFRGTNFTGIAGFVGVTFTGNANFDGATFSGPTWFDGAHFSGVTWFDGATFDDYVAFRETKFSASAWFDKTMFAGYAEFRRTTFSGKAGFGEATFSDEARFDGVTFSGEAGFGGVTFSGKAEFEGATFLDDAGFNGVTFSNEARFEKVTFSGNTGLGRATFSSSASFGRATFKRVVWFGDARFSGGAGFDRTVFSGDAGFTGVRFNHAAGFEVAIFAGDARFDKVTFSCGASFGGATFKRVAWFAGAVFSRSAGFDGATFIGDARFGGATFMGGAGFGGATFSSVAGFGRVTFNRGARFEGARFSGETQFDGATYDGRAFNPAKRDAPPRHGEISTGG from the coding sequence GTGCGATTGCGGGAGCTGTCGTCGAAAACGATGTGGCTGACCGCGGCCGTGATCACGGTGCTCACCGCGGCCGCAGTGGTGGCGCTGTGGTGGCCGGCGACCGCCGGACTCAACGGCGACAAGCTTGTATCCGCCCGGCTGGAGGCGCTCAAGATCGGGCTGAGCATCGGGGTCGGCAGCGGCGGCGTCGTCGCGCTCTACCTGTCCTGGCGCCGCCAGCACTCCGCCGAACGCATGCTCGCCCATCAAGAGCACGATTCGGCTGAGCGGCGGCTGAGCGAGCTGTACCTCAAGGCCGTGGAGCAACTCGGGTCTTCGGAGGCAGCAGTTCGCCACGGCGGGCTCTACGCGCTCGAACGGGTCGCGCAGGACAACCCCGAGCAGCGGCAGACGGTGGTCAACGTGATCTGTGCCTACCTGCGTGGCCCCTACACCCCGCCGCCAAAGACGAACGGAACTCGCCCGCTGGGAGTGCGGCGCCCGCTGCTGCGGTCCACCACCGTCGATCGCACGCCGGCGCCACGCCCCGACGCCCAGGCCCGAGAAACTCAGCTACAGGAACGTGAGGTCCGCCTGACCGCACAGGACATCCTGCAACGCAATCTCTGCCCCGGTGAAGACTCGGATCATTTGCAACCCTTCTGGTCTGGCCTCGACATCAACCTTTCCGGGGCCACCCTCATCAACTTCTCATTCTCGCGCTGTCAAGTTGCCAAAGCCGCTTTCCGAGGAACGAACTTCACTGGCATCGCCGGGTTCGTCGGGGTGACGTTCACCGGCAACGCCAACTTTGACGGGGCGACGTTCTCTGGCCCCACTTGGTTCGACGGAGCGCATTTCTCTGGCGTTACCTGGTTTGACGGGGCGACGTTTGACGACTACGTCGCATTCCGCGAGACGAAGTTCTCCGCCTCCGCCTGGTTCGACAAGACGATGTTCGCCGGATACGCCGAATTCAGGAGGACGACGTTCTCTGGCAAGGCTGGGTTCGGCGAGGCGACATTCTCCGATGAAGCCCGGTTCGACGGGGTGACGTTCTCCGGTGAAGCTGGGTTCGGTGGAGTGACGTTCTCGGGTAAAGCTGAGTTCGAGGGGGCGACGTTCCTCGATGACGCCGGATTCAACGGGGTGACGTTCTCCAATGAAGCCCGATTCGAAAAGGTGACGTTCTCTGGTAACACCGGGTTAGGCAGGGCGACGTTCTCCAGTAGCGCTAGCTTCGGTAGGGCGACGTTCAAACGCGTCGTCTGGTTCGGCGACGCGAGATTCTCCGGCGGCGCTGGGTTCGACAGGACAGTGTTCTCTGGCGACGCCGGGTTTACCGGGGTCAGGTTCAATCACGCCGCCGGGTTCGAAGTCGCGATTTTCGCCGGTGACGCCCGGTTCGATAAGGTGACGTTCTCCTGCGGTGCCAGCTTCGGCGGGGCGACTTTCAAGCGCGTCGCCTGGTTCGCCGGCGCTGTGTTCAGCCGCAGCGCCGGGTTCGACGGGGCAACGTTCATCGGCGATGCCCGATTTGGCGGGGCTACGTTCATGGGCGGTGCCGGGTTCGGCGGGGCGACTTTCAGTAGCGTGGCCGGCTTCGGTAGGGTGACGTTCAACCGCGGCGCTAGGTTCGAAGGAGCAAGGTTTTCCGGCGAAACCCAGTTCGACGGGGCAACCTACGACGGACGCGCGTTCAACCCGGCCAAGCGCGATGCGCCCCCTCGCCATGGGGAGATATCCACGGGGGGATGA